The Saccharothrix variisporea genome has a segment encoding these proteins:
- a CDS encoding Zeta toxin, which translates to MTVVAVAPRSLVVLAGLPGAGKTTMLADVDTGGAAAVVLDSDQVRGYLRTVLPASLPYRFYRPLVHLVHRLRILWFALFTSGLLLVHEPSTRPTTRVGLVAVGLVSARPRHFLWLDATAEQALSGQVRRGRLIRSRSFTRHVRRAARLRRRFAEGHAPRGWQAMTLLSRGDRLRLAVA; encoded by the coding sequence ATGACCGTCGTCGCCGTGGCGCCACGATCCCTCGTCGTGCTGGCGGGACTCCCGGGCGCGGGCAAGACGACCATGCTCGCCGACGTCGACACCGGGGGCGCGGCGGCCGTTGTGCTGGACTCCGACCAGGTGCGCGGCTACCTGCGGACGGTGCTGCCCGCGTCCCTGCCCTACCGCTTCTACCGCCCGTTGGTGCACCTGGTGCACCGGCTGCGCATCCTGTGGTTCGCCCTCTTCACGTCCGGACTGCTCCTGGTCCACGAACCCTCCACCCGGCCCACCACGCGCGTCGGTCTGGTGGCGGTCGGCTTGGTGAGCGCCCGGCCGCGGCACTTCCTGTGGCTCGACGCGACCGCCGAACAGGCGTTGTCCGGGCAGGTCCGTCGGGGTCGGTTGATCCGCTCGCGGTCCTTCACCCGGCACGTCAGGCGGGCCGCCCGGCTGCGCCGGAGGTTCGCCGAGGGACACGCCCCGCGGGGCTGGCAGGCGATGACCCTGCTGTCCCGGGGTGACCGCCTGAGGCTGGCCGTGGCCTGA
- a CDS encoding ammonium transporter has translation MDTGDTAWLLTSSALVLLMTPGLAFFYGGMVRSKSVLNMMMMSLGAIGVVGVLWVLVGYSTAFGTDVGAGLLGKPFEFFGLDGLLGKESLFGTIPTTVFVAFQAMFAIITVALISGAIADRARFGPWLLFAGLWSIVVYFPVAHWVFDFDGKDADGNVIDPGGWIANKLLAIDFAGGTAVHINAGAAGLALAIVLGKRVGWPKDRMKPHSLPLVVLGAGLLWFGWFGFNAGSAVAANTTAGVTFVNTLVATSAAMLAWLVVERVRDGNATTLGAASGIVAGLVAITPACSSVTPLGAIGVGAITGALCALAVSLKYRFGFDDSLDVVGVHLVGGLSGTILIGFFASSAAPAGVNGLFYGGGVDQLWRQAVGALAVLAYSFVLSLVLGYLVKLTVGFRADQESEVGGIDEAEHAETAYEFGSGLGSRGNSKPSVAAGATAVLEGSNKS, from the coding sequence GTGGATACAGGGGACACCGCCTGGTTGCTCACCAGCTCCGCACTGGTGCTGCTGATGACCCCCGGACTTGCCTTCTTCTACGGGGGCATGGTCCGGTCCAAGAGTGTGCTCAACATGATGATGATGAGCCTGGGCGCGATCGGCGTGGTCGGTGTGCTCTGGGTGTTGGTCGGCTATTCCACCGCGTTCGGCACCGACGTCGGCGCCGGCCTGCTGGGCAAGCCGTTCGAGTTCTTCGGCCTGGACGGGCTGCTGGGCAAGGAGTCGCTGTTCGGGACCATCCCGACCACGGTCTTCGTCGCCTTCCAGGCCATGTTCGCGATCATCACCGTCGCCCTGATCTCGGGCGCGATCGCGGACCGCGCCCGGTTCGGCCCGTGGCTGCTGTTCGCGGGCCTGTGGTCGATCGTCGTGTACTTCCCGGTCGCGCACTGGGTGTTCGACTTCGACGGCAAGGACGCCGACGGCAACGTGATCGACCCCGGCGGCTGGATCGCCAACAAGCTCCTCGCGATCGACTTCGCGGGCGGCACGGCCGTCCACATCAACGCCGGTGCGGCCGGTCTGGCGCTGGCGATCGTGCTGGGCAAGCGCGTCGGCTGGCCCAAGGACCGCATGAAGCCGCACAGCCTGCCGCTGGTCGTGCTGGGCGCGGGTCTGCTGTGGTTCGGCTGGTTCGGGTTCAACGCCGGGTCCGCGGTCGCCGCGAACACCACCGCGGGCGTCACCTTCGTCAACACCCTGGTCGCCACGTCCGCCGCGATGCTGGCCTGGCTCGTGGTCGAGCGCGTCCGCGACGGCAACGCCACCACGCTGGGCGCGGCCTCGGGCATCGTCGCCGGTCTGGTCGCGATCACCCCGGCCTGTTCCAGCGTCACCCCGCTGGGCGCGATCGGCGTCGGCGCGATCACCGGTGCGCTGTGCGCCCTGGCGGTCAGCCTGAAGTACCGCTTCGGCTTCGACGACTCGCTCGACGTGGTCGGCGTGCACCTGGTGGGCGGCCTGTCCGGCACCATCCTGATCGGCTTCTTCGCCAGCTCCGCGGCCCCGGCGGGCGTCAACGGCCTCTTCTACGGTGGCGGTGTGGACCAGCTGTGGCGGCAGGCGGTGGGCGCGCTGGCGGTGCTCGCGTACTCCTTCGTCCTGAGCCTGGTGCTGGGCTACCTGGTGAAGCTGACCGTCGGGTTCCGCGCCGACCAGGAGTCCGAGGTCGGCGGCATCGACGAGGCCGAGCACGCGGAGACCGCGTACGAGTTCGGCAGCGGCCTCGGTTCCCGTGGCAACTCCAAGCCGAGTGTCGCCGCCGGCGCCACCGCGGTCCTCGAGGGGAGCAACAAGTCATGA
- the ffh gene encoding signal recognition particle protein: MFNTLSDRLTSVLNNLRGKGRLSEADIDATAREIRVALLEADVALPVVRTFIAKVKERAKGAEVSQALNPAQQVVKIVNEELIAILGGETRRLNLAKNPPSVIMLAGLQGAGKTTLAGKLAKWLRGQGHTPMLVACDLQRPNAVTQLQVVGERAGVPVFAPEPGNGVGDPVDVARRGIEEAKRAQHDIVLVDTAGRLGVDEEMMRQAIDIRAAVQPDEVLFVVDAMIGQDAVNTATAFRDGVGFTGVVLTKLDGDARGGAALSVREVTGQPILFASNGEKLEDFDVFHPDRMASRILGMGDMLTLIEQAEQAFDAEQAEAAAMKMGSGQLTLEDFLEQMLTLRKMGPIANLLGMLPGAGQMKDQLANLDEKHLDRVQAIIRGMTPAEREDPKIINASRRLRIANGSGVRVSDVNDLVNRFFEARKMMSQMAGRFGLPGARGPKGKGKKGKKGKKGRGPTPPKIRGGFPGMLPGGMPPGMPPGMGQLPPGLDGGGLNDLPPGFDPTKFKFPK; the protein is encoded by the coding sequence GTGTTCAACACCCTTTCCGACCGGCTCACCTCGGTCCTGAACAACCTGCGCGGCAAGGGCCGGCTCTCCGAGGCCGACATCGACGCCACCGCGCGGGAGATCCGGGTGGCGTTGCTGGAGGCCGACGTCGCGCTGCCCGTCGTGCGGACCTTCATCGCCAAGGTCAAGGAGCGCGCCAAGGGCGCGGAGGTCTCCCAGGCGCTCAACCCGGCCCAGCAGGTCGTCAAGATCGTCAACGAGGAACTGATCGCGATCCTCGGCGGCGAGACCCGGCGGCTCAACCTGGCCAAGAACCCGCCCTCGGTGATCATGCTCGCGGGTCTCCAGGGCGCCGGTAAGACGACCCTGGCGGGCAAGCTCGCCAAGTGGCTGCGCGGCCAGGGGCACACGCCGATGCTGGTCGCCTGCGACCTCCAGCGGCCCAACGCGGTGACCCAGCTCCAGGTCGTGGGCGAGCGGGCCGGCGTGCCGGTGTTCGCGCCCGAGCCGGGCAACGGCGTGGGCGACCCGGTGGACGTGGCCCGGCGCGGCATCGAGGAGGCCAAGCGGGCGCAGCACGACATCGTGCTGGTCGACACCGCGGGCCGCCTCGGCGTGGACGAGGAGATGATGCGCCAGGCGATCGACATCCGCGCCGCCGTGCAGCCCGACGAGGTGCTGTTCGTGGTCGACGCGATGATCGGTCAGGACGCGGTGAACACCGCGACCGCGTTCCGCGACGGCGTCGGCTTCACCGGCGTGGTGCTGACCAAGCTCGACGGCGACGCCCGCGGTGGTGCCGCGCTGAGCGTCCGCGAGGTGACCGGCCAGCCGATCCTGTTCGCGTCCAACGGCGAGAAGCTGGAGGACTTCGACGTCTTCCACCCCGACCGGATGGCGTCGCGGATCCTGGGCATGGGCGACATGCTCACCCTCATCGAGCAGGCCGAGCAGGCCTTCGACGCGGAGCAGGCCGAGGCCGCCGCGATGAAGATGGGGTCCGGCCAGCTCACGCTGGAGGACTTCCTGGAGCAGATGCTCACCCTGCGCAAGATGGGCCCGATCGCGAACCTGCTGGGCATGCTGCCCGGCGCGGGCCAGATGAAGGACCAGCTCGCGAACCTGGACGAGAAGCACCTGGACCGCGTGCAGGCGATCATCCGCGGCATGACCCCGGCCGAGCGCGAAGACCCGAAGATCATCAACGCGTCCCGCCGGCTGCGCATCGCCAACGGCTCGGGCGTCCGGGTCAGCGACGTGAACGACCTGGTCAACCGGTTCTTCGAGGCCCGCAAGATGATGTCCCAGATGGCCGGCCGGTTCGGCCTGCCGGGCGCGCGGGGCCCGAAGGGCAAGGGCAAGAAGGGGAAGAAGGGCAAGAAGGGCCGCGGCCCGACGCCGCCGAAGATCCGCGGCGGCTTCCCCGGCATGCTCCCCGGCGGCATGCCGCCCGGGATGCCCCCCGGCATGGGCCAGCTCCCGCCCGGCCTCGACGGCGGCGGCCTCAACGACCTGCCGCCGGGCTTCGACCCGACGAAGTTCAAGTTCCCGAAGTGA
- a CDS encoding amidohydrolase family protein, with amino-acid sequence MTGLHLRGVVLPEGGEPRDLWVVNGRVRTRPVPGAKTVVDGGYLVPGLVDAHCHVGLGPEGAVDLPEAVDQALLDRSAGTLLIRDCGSPLDTRPLQERLDLPRIIRAGRHIARPKRYIKYIGVELEDERDLPAAVAEQAAQGDGWVKLIGDWIDRSTGDLAPLWSDDVLAEAIKVAHEAKARVTAHVFGGEALPGLLAAGIDCIEHGTGLDDDTISAMASSGTALVPTLINIENFPGIADSGAAKFPKYAAHMRHLYERNKATIASAIEAGVPVYAGTDAGGGIRHGRIVDEIAALHAVGMSRADALASASWAAREWLGFPSLTEGAAADVVVYDTDPRTDLEALRHPKLVMLRGRIH; translated from the coding sequence GTGACCGGCCTGCACCTGCGCGGCGTCGTCCTGCCCGAGGGCGGCGAGCCGCGTGACCTGTGGGTGGTCAACGGCCGCGTGCGCACCCGTCCGGTGCCCGGCGCGAAGACCGTCGTGGACGGCGGCTACCTCGTGCCGGGCCTGGTCGACGCGCACTGCCACGTCGGCCTGGGTCCCGAAGGTGCCGTCGACCTGCCCGAGGCCGTGGACCAGGCCCTGCTGGACCGCTCGGCCGGGACCCTGCTGATCCGCGACTGCGGCTCGCCGCTGGACACCCGCCCGTTGCAGGAGCGCTTGGACCTGCCGCGGATCATCCGCGCGGGCCGGCACATCGCCCGGCCGAAGCGGTACATCAAGTACATCGGCGTCGAGCTGGAGGACGAACGCGACCTGCCCGCCGCCGTGGCCGAGCAGGCGGCCCAGGGCGACGGCTGGGTGAAGCTCATCGGCGACTGGATCGACCGCTCGACCGGCGACCTGGCCCCGCTGTGGTCCGACGACGTGCTGGCGGAGGCGATCAAGGTCGCCCACGAGGCCAAGGCGAGGGTGACGGCGCACGTGTTCGGCGGTGAGGCGCTGCCGGGCCTGCTGGCGGCCGGCATCGACTGCATCGAACACGGCACCGGCCTGGACGACGACACCATCTCCGCGATGGCCTCCTCCGGCACCGCGCTGGTGCCGACGTTGATCAACATCGAGAACTTCCCCGGCATCGCGGACTCGGGCGCGGCGAAGTTCCCGAAGTACGCGGCCCACATGCGCCACCTGTACGAGCGCAACAAGGCCACCATCGCGTCGGCGATCGAGGCCGGCGTGCCGGTGTACGCGGGGACGGACGCGGGCGGCGGCATCCGACACGGCCGGATCGTGGACGAGATCGCGGCACTGCACGCGGTGGGCATGAGCCGTGCGGACGCCTTGGCGTCGGCTTCTTGGGCCGCTCGCGAGTGGCTGGGCTTCCCGTCGTTGACGGAGGGCGCGGCGGCGGACGTGGTGGTCTACGACACCGATCCCCGGACCGACCTCGAAGCCTTGAGGCACCCGAAACTCGTGATGCTGCGCGGCCGCATCCACTGA
- a CDS encoding P-II family nitrogen regulator, with the protein MKLVTAIIKPFTLDDVKASLEQLGVLGMTVSEVQGYGRQKGHTEVYRGAEYAVDFVPKLRVEVLIDDAAVDKVLDAVVEAARTGKIGDGKVWVTPVDTVIRVRTGERGSDAL; encoded by the coding sequence ATGAAGCTGGTCACCGCCATCATCAAGCCGTTCACGCTGGACGACGTGAAGGCGTCGCTGGAGCAGCTGGGCGTGCTGGGCATGACCGTCAGCGAGGTCCAGGGCTACGGCCGGCAGAAGGGCCACACCGAGGTCTACCGGGGCGCCGAGTACGCCGTGGACTTCGTGCCCAAGCTGCGCGTCGAGGTGCTCATCGACGACGCCGCGGTGGACAAGGTGCTGGACGCGGTGGTCGAGGCCGCCCGCACCGGCAAGATCGGCGACGGGAAGGTCTGGGTGACGCCGGTCGACACGGTCATCCGGGTCCGGACCGGGGAGCGCGGCTCCGACGCGCTGTAG
- a CDS encoding alpha/beta hydrolase produces MRPIFRALGGVGAAVALLAGTASVASADPADATPPDADVQALAAPIDWKPCPELAEVECGTLKLPIDWAKPHGEKFDLAVARRKALDPAKRIGILVINPGGPGGSGVNFALGANRYFSKDVQDRFDIVGFDPRGVARSQPVKCSVEILEKQPSVYPANQAEFDALAQYNRDLAADCRKNSGPIYDHADTIAVTDDIDALRRSLGERKINYYGVSYGTLIGQQYAERYGRNIRAMVIDSNMDHSLGTWRFNETEAVTAEDSFTEFVKWCERTPSCALHGRDVARFWDDLLARADRGEITDPDDPNFKIPADLIISNAFGAFYGPDWAPLAQWLLALSGGTSTSAFAAEPQTVNNPFPAVFCQDWAMRVKNHRELSALVARANQLAPHMRGSSLGHFAMAGCIGLPEKVNNPQHRLRIKDAPKILMLNALHDPATGYEWAVNAHRQSLGTTVLLTYEGWGHGVYDRSACTVGATDKYLIEQRAPRDGTHCAAVEPQPSLTTADAGTSKQPAGPKPGLPGWQS; encoded by the coding sequence GTGCGACCGATCTTCCGCGCGTTGGGCGGTGTCGGCGCGGCCGTCGCGCTGCTCGCCGGCACCGCGTCGGTCGCGTCCGCGGACCCCGCGGACGCGACCCCGCCCGACGCCGACGTCCAGGCGCTCGCCGCGCCCATCGACTGGAAACCCTGTCCGGAGCTGGCCGAGGTCGAGTGCGGCACGCTGAAGCTGCCGATCGACTGGGCGAAGCCGCACGGCGAGAAGTTCGACCTCGCCGTGGCCCGGCGCAAGGCCCTCGACCCGGCCAAGCGGATCGGCATCCTGGTGATCAACCCGGGCGGTCCCGGCGGGTCGGGCGTGAACTTCGCCCTGGGGGCCAACCGGTACTTCAGCAAGGACGTCCAGGACCGCTTCGACATCGTCGGCTTCGACCCGCGCGGGGTCGCGCGCAGCCAGCCGGTGAAGTGCTCGGTGGAGATCCTGGAGAAGCAGCCGTCGGTGTACCCGGCCAACCAGGCGGAGTTCGACGCCTTGGCCCAGTACAACCGCGACCTGGCCGCGGACTGCCGCAAGAACTCGGGCCCGATCTACGACCACGCCGACACGATCGCGGTCACCGACGACATCGACGCGCTGCGCCGGTCGCTCGGTGAGCGCAAGATCAACTACTACGGCGTGTCGTACGGGACGTTGATCGGCCAGCAGTACGCCGAGCGCTACGGCCGCAACATCCGCGCGATGGTCATCGACTCGAACATGGACCACAGCCTGGGGACCTGGCGGTTCAACGAGACCGAGGCCGTGACGGCGGAGGACTCGTTCACCGAGTTCGTGAAGTGGTGCGAGCGGACCCCTTCGTGCGCCCTGCACGGCCGTGACGTGGCCCGCTTCTGGGACGACCTGCTGGCCCGCGCCGACCGCGGCGAGATCACCGACCCCGACGACCCGAACTTCAAGATCCCGGCGGACCTGATCATCAGCAACGCCTTCGGCGCCTTCTACGGCCCCGACTGGGCCCCGCTGGCGCAGTGGCTGCTGGCCCTGTCCGGCGGCACTTCCACGTCCGCTTTCGCCGCCGAACCGCAGACCGTGAACAACCCGTTCCCGGCGGTCTTCTGCCAGGACTGGGCGATGCGCGTGAAGAACCACCGCGAGCTGTCGGCGCTGGTGGCACGCGCGAACCAGTTGGCACCGCACATGCGCGGCTCGTCCCTGGGCCACTTCGCGATGGCCGGCTGCATCGGCCTGCCGGAGAAGGTGAACAACCCCCAGCACCGCCTGCGCATCAAGGACGCGCCGAAGATCCTCATGCTCAACGCCCTGCACGACCCGGCGACGGGCTACGAGTGGGCCGTCAACGCCCACCGGCAGAGCCTGGGCACCACGGTCCTGCTCACCTACGAGGGCTGGGGCCACGGCGTCTACGACCGCAGTGCGTGCACCGTGGGCGCGACCGACAAGTACCTGATCGAGCAGAGGGCGCCACGCGACGGCACCCACTGCGCCGCCGTCGAGCCGCAGCCTTCGCTGACGACGGCCGACGCCGGCACGAGCAAGCAGCCGGCCGGTCCGAAGCCGGGCCTGCCCGGCTGGCAGAGCTGA
- a CDS encoding CPBP family intramembrane glutamic endopeptidase, with amino-acid sequence MEERQDTGRAHWGFLALFVGLGGYYLSSLVFTAVTADRFAEVDITDPPVLGPLLLLVFLPNVLLGLGPVVVSRLRGHGPERDFGLVPRLRDIKVGLACGGLSLLAAWVLGVVLLRINRDTGSSLEQIEALSGGQSVWLACAALFVFLGAPLTEELLTRGALWSALEHYKVPRYAILGLTALIFAFLHEESWRTISLFAQGLAIGAARMITGRVSASVVAHAANNLLPAVYLYVGAS; translated from the coding sequence GTGGAGGAACGGCAGGACACCGGGCGGGCGCATTGGGGTTTCCTCGCGCTGTTCGTCGGACTGGGCGGCTACTACCTGTCCTCCCTGGTCTTCACCGCCGTCACGGCCGACCGGTTCGCCGAAGTCGACATCACCGACCCGCCCGTGCTCGGACCCCTGCTCCTCCTGGTCTTCCTCCCCAACGTCCTCCTCGGTCTCGGCCCCGTCGTCGTCTCCCGCCTCCGTGGTCACGGTCCGGAGCGGGACTTCGGGCTCGTCCCCCGTTTGCGTGACATCAAGGTGGGCTTGGCCTGCGGTGGGTTGTCACTGCTCGCGGCCTGGGTACTCGGAGTCGTGCTGCTCCGCATCAACCGCGACACCGGGTCCTCGCTGGAGCAGATCGAGGCGTTGTCCGGTGGTCAGTCCGTCTGGCTGGCGTGCGCGGCGCTGTTCGTCTTCCTCGGTGCACCCCTGACGGAGGAACTCCTCACCAGAGGGGCGCTGTGGAGCGCGCTGGAGCACTACAAAGTCCCCAGGTACGCGATCCTCGGCCTCACCGCGCTGATCTTCGCGTTCCTGCACGAAGAGTCGTGGCGCACCATCAGCCTGTTCGCCCAGGGCCTCGCCATCGGGGCCGCCCGGATGATCACCGGTCGGGTCTCGGCGAGCGTCGTGGCGCACGCGGCCAACAACCTGCTCCCCGCCGTCTACCTGTACGTAGGCGCCTCCTAG
- a CDS encoding CPBP family intramembrane glutamic endopeptidase codes for MNPPDEPPTGLIEGVRAVHREPVPERTGQRWGFGAFLLVEAVFVLSAVFITAIAGVSGTDIGSSVAFILVGSIVPTVLAAAVAVVITRVRGNGPLVDLRLGWNWADVKVGLKLGALGLVLTYLAALVWSRVVGDQNATSAIGELVDGAALPLAAAIAMFLYVCFVGPICEELIYRGLLWGAIERQGWSQWAAFVLTTLIFAASHLEPLRTSLLIVIALPIGIARLITRRLTASVVAHVVNNFLPGLTLLLVSVGVMPT; via the coding sequence GTGAATCCTCCGGATGAACCCCCGACAGGGCTGATCGAGGGCGTGCGCGCCGTCCACCGCGAGCCGGTGCCCGAACGCACCGGCCAGCGCTGGGGTTTCGGCGCGTTCCTGCTGGTGGAAGCGGTGTTCGTGCTCTCGGCGGTGTTCATCACCGCGATCGCCGGCGTGTCGGGCACGGACATCGGCTCGTCGGTGGCGTTCATCCTGGTCGGCTCGATCGTGCCGACCGTCCTGGCCGCCGCCGTGGCCGTGGTCATCACCCGGGTGCGCGGCAACGGTCCGCTGGTGGACCTGCGGCTGGGGTGGAACTGGGCGGACGTGAAGGTCGGCCTCAAGCTCGGCGCGCTGGGCCTGGTGCTGACGTACCTGGCGGCGCTGGTCTGGTCGCGGGTCGTGGGCGACCAGAACGCCACCTCCGCGATCGGCGAACTGGTGGACGGCGCCGCGCTCCCGCTGGCCGCCGCCATCGCGATGTTCCTCTACGTGTGCTTCGTCGGGCCGATCTGCGAGGAGCTGATCTACCGCGGCCTGCTGTGGGGCGCGATCGAGCGGCAGGGCTGGAGCCAGTGGGCCGCGTTCGTGCTGACCACGCTGATCTTCGCGGCGAGCCACCTGGAGCCGTTGCGCACGTCCCTGCTGATCGTGATCGCCCTGCCGATCGGCATCGCCCGGCTGATCACCCGCCGGCTCACGGCGAGCGTCGTGGCGCACGTGGTCAACAACTTCCTGCCCGGCCTGACGCTGCTGCTGGTCTCCGTCGGGGTGATGCCCACGTGA
- a CDS encoding [protein-PII] uridylyltransferase: MDNAETAVVTADDLVRARDRLLAPGRRRLTGESLREALVDLHEFWLTAHASQAGVGGPGSGLALVAVGGLGRRELVPYSDLDLLLVHNGHKGVDEVAEKLWYPLWNSGIGLDHSVRTVGEALRVAAGDLRTALGLLDLRHIAGDAEISARLADSARQAWRSGVRTRLDEMAESAQRRWARSGEIAHRVEPDLKHGRGGLRDVTLLDALSAAQLTDRPSAEVNEARKLLLDVRTELRRVARKPRDVLRAQDGDEVAAALGLADRFALARSMSSAARTIVYAVDVAMRTARAAVPKRGLGVFARSPLRRQPARRPLDEGVVLHGTEVALARDAIPSRDPALLLRVATAAARSKHPIAAGTLAKLADSAPELRQPWPREAREELLALLGSGTGLIDVVEALDRTGLWGRLFPEWGAVRDLPPRDAAHVWTVDRHLVQATAHAARLVTTVSRPDLLLLGALLHDIGKGRQQDHSEVGAALTTQVAERLGLWPQDVATLTALVRHHLLLPHTATRRDVEDEATVRRVVDTLGGDPVLLELLYALAEADAIATGPGVWSDWKASLVGDLVARCRAAMAGDPLPKPEPLDQRQQDLAAAVLESGKPDVLIDPGDHAATVTVVAKDRPGLLSRAAGVLALNSLEVHSAVLGSHSVDPLGVAAVDVFTVSPRFGSLPDVTLLREQLTRAVDGSLALADKLAAKERDYGGPPQDPPPPKVLWFDDESTGSVVLELRAADRIGLLHHVADALEQSGVDVVWARVSTLGSTVVDSFAITVSGTLDAAQRKKIERAVLVAAR; encoded by the coding sequence ATGGACAACGCCGAGACGGCCGTCGTCACGGCTGACGACCTGGTGCGAGCGAGGGACCGCCTGCTCGCGCCAGGTCGGCGCCGTCTGACGGGGGAGTCGTTGCGCGAGGCGCTGGTGGACCTGCACGAGTTCTGGCTCACCGCGCACGCCTCGCAAGCGGGTGTCGGTGGACCGGGCAGCGGGCTGGCCCTGGTCGCCGTGGGGGGACTGGGCCGGCGGGAGCTGGTGCCCTACTCCGACCTGGACCTGCTCCTGGTGCACAACGGGCACAAGGGCGTGGACGAGGTCGCCGAGAAGCTCTGGTACCCGTTGTGGAACTCGGGGATCGGGCTGGACCACTCGGTGCGCACGGTCGGGGAGGCGCTCCGCGTCGCCGCCGGCGACCTGCGCACCGCGCTGGGGTTGCTGGACCTCCGGCACATCGCCGGGGACGCCGAGATCAGCGCCCGGCTCGCGGACAGCGCGCGCCAGGCGTGGCGGTCGGGCGTGCGGACCCGGCTGGACGAGATGGCCGAGTCGGCGCAACGGCGGTGGGCGCGCAGCGGCGAGATCGCGCACCGCGTGGAGCCGGACCTCAAGCACGGCCGGGGTGGGCTGCGGGACGTGACGCTGCTGGACGCGCTGTCGGCCGCGCAGCTGACCGACCGGCCGTCGGCCGAGGTGAACGAGGCCCGCAAGCTGCTGCTGGACGTGCGCACCGAGCTGCGCCGGGTGGCCCGCAAGCCCCGGGACGTGCTGCGCGCCCAGGACGGTGACGAGGTCGCCGCCGCGCTGGGCCTGGCGGACCGGTTCGCGCTGGCCCGGTCGATGTCGTCGGCGGCCCGCACGATCGTGTACGCGGTGGACGTGGCCATGCGGACCGCCCGCGCGGCCGTGCCGAAACGGGGCTTGGGCGTGTTCGCCCGCTCCCCGCTGCGCCGCCAGCCCGCGCGCCGCCCGCTGGACGAGGGCGTGGTGCTGCACGGCACCGAGGTCGCGTTGGCCCGGGACGCCATCCCGAGCCGCGACCCCGCGCTGCTGCTGCGCGTGGCCACCGCAGCCGCCCGCAGCAAGCACCCGATCGCGGCGGGCACGCTGGCCAAGCTCGCCGACTCCGCGCCGGAGCTGCGCCAGCCGTGGCCGCGCGAGGCCCGCGAGGAGCTGTTGGCCCTGCTGGGCAGCGGCACGGGCCTGATCGACGTGGTCGAGGCCCTGGACCGCACGGGCCTGTGGGGACGCCTGTTCCCCGAGTGGGGCGCGGTCCGCGACCTGCCACCGCGCGACGCCGCGCACGTGTGGACCGTGGACCGGCACCTGGTTCAAGCGACCGCGCACGCCGCACGCCTGGTGACGACGGTGTCGCGCCCGGACCTGCTGCTGCTGGGCGCGCTGCTGCACGACATCGGCAAGGGCCGCCAGCAGGACCACTCCGAGGTGGGCGCGGCCCTGACGACCCAGGTCGCCGAGCGGCTCGGCCTGTGGCCGCAGGACGTCGCCACCCTCACCGCCCTGGTCCGCCACCACCTGCTGCTGCCGCACACCGCGACCCGCCGGGACGTCGAGGACGAGGCCACCGTGCGCCGCGTCGTGGACACCCTCGGCGGCGACCCGGTGCTGCTGGAGCTGCTGTACGCGCTGGCCGAGGCCGACGCGATCGCGACCGGTCCGGGCGTGTGGTCGGACTGGAAGGCGTCGCTGGTCGGCGACCTGGTGGCGCGCTGCCGGGCGGCGATGGCCGGTGACCCGCTGCCCAAGCCGGAGCCGCTGGACCAGCGGCAGCAGGACCTGGCGGCGGCCGTGCTGGAGTCGGGCAAGCCGGACGTGCTGATCGACCCCGGCGACCACGCGGCCACCGTGACCGTGGTCGCGAAGGACCGTCCCGGCCTGCTGTCGCGGGCGGCGGGCGTGCTGGCGTTGAACTCGCTTGAGGTCCACTCGGCGGTCCTGGGCTCGCACAGTGTCGATCCTCTCGGGGTGGCCGCGGTGGACGTGTTCACCGTGTCCCCGCGGTTCGGGTCCCTGCCGGACGTGACGCTGCTGCGCGAGCAGCTGACTCGTGCGGTGGACGGCTCGCTGGCCCTGGCGGACAAGCTGGCCGCCAAGGAACGCGACTACGGCGGCCCGCCGCAGGACCCGCCGCCGCCGAAGGTGCTGTGGTTCGACGACGAGTCCACCGGCTCGGTCGTGCTGGAGCTGCGGGCGGCGGACCGGATCGGGCTGCTGCACCACGTGGCCGACGCGCTGGAGCAGTCCGGTGTGGACGTCGTGTGGGCGCGGGTGTCCACTTTGGGCTCCACGGTCGTGGACTCCTTCGCCATCACCGTGTCCGGCACGCTCGACGCGGCACAGCGCAAGAAGATCGAGAGGGCCGTCCTGGTAGCCGCCCGCTGA